The proteins below come from a single Drosophila suzukii chromosome X, CBGP_Dsuzu_IsoJpt1.0, whole genome shotgun sequence genomic window:
- the Scgdelta gene encoding delta-sarcoglycan has protein sequence MLAAGSSEISDFGPNSQRLSVGTTPKRAHKASSHRPGTGSGSSSGPGPMTTGSTSGPSGNGNSSGAGSKGGSGAGGGGGGGGGAMTATTVTATTGKATVSHGHGHGHGHARGNRSAPVGRSNVDGFVGGIETYLGLIGWRKKCLYTLLLLLMLLIITNLVLTLWILKVMEFSTEGMGQLKIVPGGIQLSGQAIIMDMLRASTIRSRHGQPISIESSRNFSINTRDPNGMIENHLFLGHDKFECLSAGFRINDTNGRSLFSVNRNEVTIGAHSLRIDGEGGAVFRESVQTPHVRAEPGRELRLESPTRQLEMTAAKDINLQSRAGGIEVVALEDVKFRALDGSLRLESSKILMPNLRTAQPPILGTAQSRDHMHRVFQLCACSNGKLFLAAPHSICAGDDSTVCR, from the exons ATGTTGGCTGCTGGCAGCAGTGAGATCAGTGACTTTGGGCCAAACTCGCAGCGATTATCAGTTGGCACCACGCCGAAGCGGGCGCACAAGGCCAGCAGCCACCGACCTGGTACCGGTTCTGGTTCCAGTTCTGGCCCTGGCCCAATGACAACTGGTAGCACCAGCGGTCCAAGCGGCAACGGAAACAGCAGTGGAGCAGGCTCAAAGGGAGGAAGtggagcaggaggaggaggaggaggaggaggtggtgcCATGACTGCCACCACTGTGACAGCGACGACAGGCAAAGCCACGGTCAGCCATGGCCATGGTCATGGTCATGGCCACGCTAGGGGGAATCGCAGTGCCCCAGTTGGACGCTCCAATGTGGACGGATTCGTTGGTGGTATCGAGACGTATTTGGGCCTCATCGGATGGCGAAAAAAGTGTCTGTACActctgctcctgctgctgatgctgctcaTCATCACGAATCTCGTGCTCACCCTCTGGATACTCAAAGTGATGGAGTTCTCAACG GAGGGCATGGGTCAGCTGAAAATCGTACCCGGTGGCATACAGCTGTCGGGACAAGCGATAATTATGGACATGCTGCGCGCCTCGACAATCCGTTCGCGGCACGGACAACCCATCTCCATAG AATCATCACGTAATTTTTCAATCAATACACGTGACCCGAATGGCATGATTGAGAATCATTTATTTCTGGGACACGATAAGTTCGAGTGCCTGTCCGCTGGATTTCGCATCAACGACACCAACGGACGCAGCCTGTTCTCCGTGAACCGCAATGAAGTCACCATCGGAGCCCATTCACTACGGATCGACGGCGAGGGCGGGGCCGTCTTCCGGGAGTCCGTGCAGACGCCCCATGTCCGCGCCGAACCCGGCCGGGAGCTGAG ACTCGAATCGCCCACCCGCCAATTGGAGATGACGGCGGCCAAGGACATCAATTTGCAATCGCGGGCGGGAGGCATAGAAGTCGTGGCCCTGGAAGACGTGAAGTTTCGAGCCCTCGATGGGAGC CTGCGACTGGAGTCCTCGAAGATACTGATGCCCAACCTGCGGACGGCCCAGCCGCCCATCCTGGGCACTGCCCAGAGTAGGGATCACATGCACCGCGTCTTCCAGCTCTGCGCCTGCTCCAACGGCAAGCTCTTTCTGGCGGCACCGCATTCGATATGTGCGGGCGATGACTCCACGGTTTGCAGATGA